Proteins encoded in a region of the Polynucleobacter antarcticus genome:
- a CDS encoding glycosyltransferase family 9 protein: MTISVNTMRAIDHWVGVPLCAIASPIVALMDGVKNIFTRGAAAPQKLLFIELSEMGSAILVDPAMRNAQARGAEIFFLIFKSNRASLTLLNTVKPENIFTIDSSSLLGLIKDTLHFLIVARKHRIDTVIDLELFSRFTALLTGLCGARRRVGYHIFHGEGLWRGFMLTRKVHYNPHIHITKNFLSLIHAAFAQKIEVPFSKIQIADSEVRLEQAVIDPTVLNTVRERIETLSQATGIEFTQGKQRLILVNPNASDLLVQRRWAQQRFSELIQGLSERYPKDLILITGSPAEFDYVEKVRSVANVKHALNFAGQVSFAELPPLYTLSDVMVTNDSGPGHFSAVTALRTVVLFGPETPALYGSIGKSIAITANLACSPCVSAANHRKTPCHDNVCMQAITVSQVLEKMAYQLSEADKEKSR; encoded by the coding sequence ATGACTATTAGCGTCAACACTATGCGTGCCATCGACCACTGGGTCGGCGTGCCCCTTTGCGCTATCGCAAGCCCCATCGTCGCCCTTATGGATGGAGTCAAGAATATATTTACCCGCGGGGCTGCTGCCCCTCAAAAATTACTCTTTATTGAATTATCCGAAATGGGTAGTGCTATTTTGGTTGATCCAGCGATGCGCAATGCGCAAGCGCGTGGCGCTGAAATCTTTTTCCTGATTTTTAAAAGTAATCGTGCAAGCTTAACCTTACTCAATACAGTCAAGCCTGAGAATATTTTTACGATTGACTCTTCAAGTCTCCTTGGCTTGATTAAAGATACCCTGCACTTCTTAATAGTTGCTCGCAAGCATCGGATTGATACTGTGATTGACTTGGAACTGTTTTCACGATTTACCGCTTTACTCACTGGATTATGTGGAGCACGTCGTCGTGTGGGCTATCACATTTTTCATGGTGAGGGATTATGGCGGGGTTTTATGCTGACGCGCAAAGTGCATTACAACCCACATATTCACATCACCAAAAACTTTTTATCTTTAATTCACGCGGCGTTTGCTCAAAAGATAGAAGTTCCTTTCAGTAAAATTCAGATCGCTGACTCTGAAGTTCGCTTAGAACAGGCGGTGATCGATCCTACTGTTTTAAATACCGTGCGGGAACGTATTGAAACACTGAGCCAAGCAACTGGCATTGAATTTACCCAAGGCAAACAACGTCTTATTTTGGTTAACCCCAATGCCAGCGATCTGTTGGTGCAAAGGCGCTGGGCACAGCAACGATTCTCAGAGCTGATTCAAGGTTTGAGCGAACGTTACCCCAAAGATCTCATTTTAATTACCGGCTCCCCTGCAGAATTTGACTACGTAGAAAAGGTGCGCTCTGTCGCTAATGTAAAACATGCCTTGAACTTTGCTGGGCAAGTCAGCTTTGCAGAATTACCGCCACTCTATACCCTGTCAGATGTCATGGTCACCAATGATTCTGGACCAGGTCACTTCTCTGCAGTTACAGCGCTGCGAACGGTTGTATTGTTTGGGCCAGAAACGCCTGCCCTCTATGGATCTATAGGCAAGTCTATCGCCATTACCGCCAATCTTGCATGCTCGCCTTGCGTGAGTGCAGCGAACCATCGTAAAACTCCCTGCCATGACAATGTGTGCATGCAGGCGATCACGGTATCTCAGGTATTAGAGAAAATGGCGTATCAACTGAGCGAAGCCGATAAAGAAAAATCACGCTAA
- the tadA gene encoding tRNA adenosine(34) deaminase TadA has translation MQAELDRQFMQQALDQAKLAAHAGEVPVGAVLVHDGKVISTGFNQPISCHDPSAHAEMMAIRAAAQDLANYRLPGTTLYVTLEPCVMCAGAMLHARVERVVFGAHDPKTGAAGSVLNVFSEKQINHQTQVEGGVMAEECGQLLRDFFKERR, from the coding sequence ATGCAGGCTGAGCTTGATCGTCAATTTATGCAACAAGCTTTGGATCAAGCCAAGCTTGCAGCGCATGCCGGTGAGGTACCTGTTGGGGCAGTGCTGGTTCACGACGGAAAAGTAATTTCAACAGGTTTTAATCAGCCCATTAGTTGTCATGATCCTAGCGCCCATGCAGAAATGATGGCTATTAGAGCTGCTGCACAAGATCTGGCTAATTATAGATTGCCAGGCACGACTCTCTACGTGACTTTAGAGCCTTGTGTGATGTGTGCAGGAGCCATGTTGCATGCCAGGGTAGAGCGTGTTGTATTTGGTGCCCATGATCCTAAAACGGGCGCCGCTGGTAGCGTGCTTAATGTATTCTCAGAAAAGCAGATTAACCATCAGACGCAAGTGGAGGGTGGGGTCATGGCTGAGGAGTGTGGTCAGTTATTACGAGATTTTTTCAAGGAGCGGCGTTGA
- a CDS encoding phosphatase PAP2 family protein → MAKHSKPEGRLASSLVWCIPLIPLALTIAIYWGDLQTPTFLWINRYTQILPDVIWTWLTFLGNGWGMYALCFPLLLLAPRLLSAGLIAALLGGIVSQILKLWLALPRPAGVLAMEDFYRIGEPLLFKAMPSGHTITAFAVISGIYFASTKDKRSSLWWLFILAVFSGLSRNAIGAHWLTDVLAGSAIGLWAGMIGAWISEYIPDRQLAPNKIGPRILALGGVGAIYVLLTQTLDSDLNQSLQYACVALIAITLAFFIKAQTTKAI, encoded by the coding sequence ATGGCTAAGCACAGCAAACCAGAGGGAAGACTTGCATCAAGCTTAGTGTGGTGCATTCCTCTGATTCCCTTAGCGCTAACGATTGCTATTTATTGGGGTGACTTACAAACACCTACGTTTTTATGGATTAATCGCTATACCCAAATTCTTCCAGATGTGATCTGGACCTGGCTCACCTTTCTTGGTAATGGCTGGGGCATGTATGCCTTGTGCTTTCCTCTCTTGCTATTAGCGCCACGACTCCTCAGTGCTGGACTGATAGCAGCGCTTCTTGGCGGCATTGTGAGTCAAATCTTAAAACTCTGGCTAGCACTACCAAGACCTGCTGGTGTGCTGGCTATGGAAGACTTTTATCGTATCGGTGAGCCTTTACTTTTTAAAGCCATGCCTTCGGGTCATACAATTACTGCTTTTGCTGTTATCTCCGGAATTTACTTTGCTAGCACCAAAGATAAACGTTCCTCTCTTTGGTGGCTATTTATCCTTGCTGTTTTTTCAGGATTGTCGCGCAATGCTATTGGCGCGCACTGGCTTACTGATGTCTTAGCTGGTTCGGCAATTGGCTTATGGGCTGGCATGATCGGTGCATGGATCTCAGAATATATTCCAGATCGCCAGTTAGCACCCAATAAAATTGGCCCAAGAATTTTGGCGCTTGGTGGAGTGGGAGCGATTTATGTATTGCTCACACAAACCTTAGATTCCGACTTAAACCAATCGCTGCAATATGCCTGCGTGGCATTAATCGCCATCACTTTGGCTTTTTTTATTAAAGCACAGACAACTAAGGCTATTTAA
- a CDS encoding ferritin-like domain-containing protein yields MHELRQSALHILLLTSPAEKVSQLNCLFDDYHQQRVELNLAARFDLQNLVLPGRPEKPELVPPLEVPKRSMATLEGRASLLHSLAHIEFNALNLALDALVRFEDMPHQYYEDWLKVAKEEAYHFSLIEQHLQSMGYRYGDLPAHNSLWEMVERTSDQVIARMALVPRTMEARGLDAVPAIRDRFKQVKDHKAVEILDIILRDEVSHVLVGNQWFNFLCTKDGLSPIKTYRELARKYCAPVLRGPFNLEARKQAGFTNEELSLLGSD; encoded by the coding sequence ATGCATGAATTAAGACAATCCGCATTGCACATTCTCTTACTCACCTCTCCGGCTGAGAAGGTGAGTCAGCTTAATTGCTTGTTTGATGATTATCATCAACAGCGTGTGGAGCTAAATCTGGCTGCCCGTTTTGATCTTCAGAACCTTGTGCTTCCTGGGCGCCCTGAAAAGCCTGAATTAGTGCCCCCATTAGAAGTTCCTAAAAGATCCATGGCAACTCTTGAGGGAAGAGCCTCATTACTTCACTCCCTTGCGCATATTGAGTTCAATGCTCTTAATCTTGCACTAGATGCACTAGTGCGTTTTGAAGACATGCCCCATCAATATTATGAGGATTGGCTGAAGGTGGCTAAAGAAGAGGCTTACCATTTCAGTTTGATTGAACAACATTTGCAGTCTATGGGATATCGCTATGGTGATCTTCCTGCCCATAATAGTTTATGGGAAATGGTCGAGAGAACATCTGATCAAGTCATTGCCAGAATGGCGCTGGTGCCTAGAACGATGGAGGCAAGGGGGCTAGATGCAGTTCCTGCAATTCGAGATCGCTTTAAGCAGGTTAAAGATCATAAGGCTGTAGAAATTCTAGATATTATTCTGAGAGATGAAGTGAGCCATGTTTTAGTTGGTAATCAATGGTTTAATTTCTTATGCACTAAAGATGGTTTATCGCCTATCAAAACCTACCGAGAGCTTGCTAGAAAATATTGTGCCCCAGTACTCAGAGGTCCCTTTAATCTAGAGGCTCGAAAACAGGCAGGCTTTACGAACGAAGAGCTCAGTCTTCTTGGGTCAGATTGA
- the queD gene encoding 6-carboxytetrahydropterin synthase QueD, giving the protein MATTPEVISVTRRLEFDSGHRIPNHDGQCRHLHGHRYAIEVTLTGAIADHPGQADDGMVLDFGDIKRLTNQYIVEPWDHAFLVAKEDIGLVDFLGSIPDHKTVVMEQVPTVENLASAAFKILQPVFQKAFGARLVLSSIRLYETPNCWADVSHS; this is encoded by the coding sequence ATGGCAACTACACCAGAAGTGATTTCCGTTACCCGCCGACTAGAGTTTGACTCAGGCCATCGCATTCCTAATCATGATGGGCAATGCCGACATTTACATGGACACCGTTATGCCATTGAAGTAACTTTAACGGGAGCGATTGCAGATCATCCAGGGCAGGCAGATGATGGCATGGTATTAGACTTTGGTGATATTAAGCGTCTGACTAATCAATATATTGTTGAGCCTTGGGATCACGCATTTTTGGTAGCAAAAGAAGATATTGGTTTAGTCGATTTTCTAGGTTCCATACCTGATCACAAAACAGTTGTCATGGAGCAAGTGCCCACTGTAGAAAACCTAGCGAGTGCTGCATTTAAAATATTACAGCCTGTTTTTCAAAAGGCATTTGGTGCGCGACTAGTGCTCTCATCAATTCGTCTTTATGAAACCCCTAATTGTTGGGCTGACGTTTCTCATTCATAA
- a CDS encoding 23S rRNA (adenine(2030)-N(6))-methyltransferase RlmJ encodes MFSYRHAFHAGSHADILKHLVLIHLVEYLQEKPGALTMVDTHAGAGIYSLTDGFAAVSNEASGGIYRLMQFAAEEKVAGRSLSAGIESYLDCIRAENIDSANGEIHIYPGSPFILARLMRPQDRLKLFELHPREIDVLRHNIDQLKQAKQTDIYAADSFTRLKGLLPPPSRRGLVLIDPSYEDKQDYRYLESAMEEAMHRFATGCYAIWYPMLSRRESAALPDRMKKIAGSHQRPWLNVELRVENSPKERRLQASGLFIINPPWTLEKHLAESLPILTKALGQDSGAQFLLKSFEV; translated from the coding sequence ATGTTTAGTTACCGCCATGCTTTTCATGCAGGTAGTCATGCCGATATTCTGAAGCATTTGGTCTTGATTCACTTGGTGGAATATCTTCAAGAAAAGCCCGGCGCACTCACCATGGTCGACACCCATGCAGGTGCTGGTATTTACAGCCTAACCGATGGCTTTGCTGCAGTGAGCAATGAAGCGAGTGGCGGCATTTATCGTTTAATGCAATTTGCAGCCGAAGAAAAAGTGGCAGGTAGATCTTTAAGCGCGGGTATCGAGAGCTATCTTGACTGTATTCGTGCTGAGAACATTGACTCAGCAAACGGCGAGATCCACATTTATCCCGGCTCACCTTTTATCTTGGCGCGCTTGATGAGACCCCAGGATCGACTCAAATTGTTTGAACTACATCCTAGAGAAATCGATGTCTTACGTCACAATATTGATCAGTTAAAACAAGCCAAGCAAACAGATATCTACGCAGCAGATAGCTTTACTAGGCTAAAGGGTTTATTGCCACCACCTAGTCGACGTGGCTTAGTCCTCATTGATCCCTCTTATGAGGATAAACAAGATTATCGATATCTTGAGAGCGCCATGGAGGAAGCAATGCATCGCTTTGCTACAGGATGCTATGCCATCTGGTATCCCATGCTCTCCAGAAGAGAATCCGCAGCACTCCCAGACCGTATGAAAAAAATTGCCGGCAGTCATCAACGCCCATGGCTGAATGTAGAGCTGAGAGTGGAGAACTCCCCTAAGGAGCGGCGCCTTCAGGCTAGCGGGCTATTTATTATCAATCCACCCTGGACTTTAGAGAAACATCTTGCCGAGAGCTTACCAATCTTAACGAAGGCATTAGGCCAAGATAGTGGTGCGCAATTTTTATTGAAAAGCTTTGAAGTCTAA
- a CDS encoding SOUL family heme-binding protein, with protein sequence MKILFVLTSLLIASAAMAIEEPKFTLLEKSEPFELRAYAPLIVAEVKVSGDVDSASNQGFRLIAGYIFGKNQVSEKISMTAPVAIEASAEDKNNNSKKIAMTVPVTIEEAKSDKATVKEWTVSFVMPSEYTLATLPKPLNPLVQIREIPAEKKAVITFSGFYGKEKVQEKTQSLEAWIALKGWKPISEPQFARYNPPWSLPFMRRNEIMITVRD encoded by the coding sequence TTGAAGATATTATTTGTTCTGACTAGTCTATTGATTGCGAGTGCTGCAATGGCAATTGAAGAACCCAAATTTACCCTTCTGGAAAAATCGGAGCCGTTTGAACTACGTGCCTATGCGCCGCTGATTGTTGCTGAAGTAAAAGTCAGCGGAGATGTTGATTCAGCATCGAATCAAGGCTTTCGTCTGATTGCAGGATATATTTTTGGTAAAAATCAGGTAAGCGAAAAAATATCGATGACTGCGCCTGTGGCTATAGAGGCTAGTGCTGAGGATAAAAACAACAATAGTAAAAAAATTGCAATGACTGTGCCAGTCACTATTGAAGAGGCTAAATCCGATAAAGCGACTGTCAAGGAATGGACGGTATCGTTTGTGATGCCCTCTGAGTACACCTTAGCTACTTTACCTAAGCCCTTAAATCCCCTTGTTCAAATAAGAGAAATACCTGCTGAGAAAAAAGCGGTAATTACTTTTTCAGGTTTTTATGGCAAAGAGAAGGTGCAGGAAAAAACACAGTCACTAGAAGCTTGGATAGCTCTTAAAGGTTGGAAGCCCATCAGTGAGCCGCAATTTGCGCGTTATAACCCGCCTTGGTCTCTACCGTTTATGCGCCGTAATGAAATCATGATCACTGTACGTGACTAA
- a CDS encoding lysylphosphatidylglycerol synthase transmembrane domain-containing protein — MSSQPQSTPKATSGWKVLLKRAWPTIRIVLSVALLWKATSGIDWHTLLDSEIQMQPWWFLGAGLTMLSAFICGGLRWGFLMRKVGFQGSLKNYVALYFAGGLINQGLPSTLGGDSYRAITATHMNISGVLTEKTTLDKELHQSVDLEHATPKLRLSFSMVFVDRLLGLAGNNLLGGIGLILGGATLAVWGQDLGYVVTSIMIFAILIASLVLAWRPTSQFLQKILAKMQMGDALPGIQFAFSWPMNIAQAIFAIVIHALTILTLLFCLKAYGVDAPIESLMIGLPALSLLLMLPISISGWGLREATLSSVLALWGINPSITVLASISYGAITILAVLPGAFVLLKRK; from the coding sequence ATGAGCTCGCAACCGCAATCCACCCCTAAAGCCACATCTGGATGGAAAGTACTCCTCAAGCGGGCATGGCCAACTATTCGTATCGTGCTATCGGTAGCCCTACTTTGGAAAGCCACTAGCGGAATTGACTGGCACACACTCTTAGATTCAGAAATCCAGATGCAGCCATGGTGGTTTCTGGGGGCTGGCCTAACGATGTTGAGCGCTTTTATCTGTGGTGGTTTACGCTGGGGCTTCTTGATGCGTAAAGTAGGATTTCAGGGAAGCTTAAAAAATTATGTGGCCTTATATTTTGCTGGCGGATTGATAAACCAAGGCCTACCAAGTACCTTAGGTGGTGACAGCTATCGCGCTATTACCGCAACCCATATGAATATTAGTGGCGTACTTACTGAAAAAACTACGCTAGATAAAGAACTGCATCAGTCGGTTGACTTAGAACATGCCACTCCAAAATTACGCCTGAGTTTTTCTATGGTCTTTGTTGATCGCTTACTCGGTTTAGCAGGCAACAATTTATTAGGCGGTATTGGTCTTATTTTGGGTGGTGCTACCTTAGCCGTTTGGGGACAGGATCTGGGTTACGTCGTCACCAGCATCATGATTTTTGCAATCCTCATTGCTTCACTTGTTTTAGCCTGGAGACCCACGAGCCAATTCTTGCAAAAGATTCTTGCGAAAATGCAAATGGGCGATGCCTTACCCGGAATTCAGTTTGCATTTTCTTGGCCGATGAATATTGCTCAAGCAATCTTTGCGATTGTTATTCATGCACTGACAATACTCACCCTTTTGTTCTGCCTAAAAGCTTACGGAGTAGATGCACCCATTGAAAGCTTAATGATTGGATTACCCGCACTGAGTTTGTTACTCATGCTACCAATTAGTATTTCAGGTTGGGGCCTGCGCGAAGCCACGCTCTCCTCAGTATTAGCACTGTGGGGCATAAATCCCTCCATTACCGTACTAGCTTCAATTAGTTATGGCGCGATCACCATACTTGCAGTTCTGCCTGGTGCTTTTGTTTTATTAAAACGGAAATAA
- a CDS encoding B12-binding domain-containing radical SAM protein — MKVLSLIPPMTQLNTPYPSTAYLTGFLRSRGVDAVQADLALALVLGFFTTSGVAEIKLSAEKLSEENRSASVNFFLDYFEGYQSTITAVIRFLQGRDSTLAHRINSRTFLPEGPRFVSLDVYEDGGEEGDLNDDSLAWAFGALGSQDRARHLATLYLNDLSDVLRDAVDERFEFVRYAESLASSQPTFTPLADALAASPSLMDEHLQALTIAAIDQHQPHLVLLSVPFPGAMYAALRIAQTIKAHDSQIKIGIGGGYVNTELRELTDPRIFDFVDFITLDSGERPLLALLEHLEGRRSVERLVRTFICSADGQVRYLNWQEPDIPFEDVGTATWDGLPLNSYLSLLDMLNPMHRLWSDGRWNKLTVAHGCYWKKCSFCDVSLDYISRYETASASLLVDRIETIIAETGQTGFHFVDEAAPPKILKALAEELIRRQVVISWWGNIRFEKTFTPELCALLAQSGCIAISGGLEVASDRLLNLMKKGVSVRQVAHVTKGFSDAGILVHAYLMYGFPTQTVQETVDALEYVRQFFENGCIQSGFFHRFTCTVHSPVGQDPQEYGITLAPLPPISFAKNDILFTDPSGVDHDALGQGLKKAIYNFMHGLGFDEEVHTWFDMAKTPKTSLPRNKIAKILGYI; from the coding sequence ATGAAAGTATTAAGCCTCATTCCTCCCATGACGCAGCTCAATACGCCATATCCATCTACTGCTTATCTCACAGGCTTTTTAAGATCACGAGGTGTTGATGCAGTGCAAGCAGATTTAGCACTAGCTTTAGTTCTTGGATTTTTTACGACATCTGGTGTAGCTGAAATCAAGCTATCCGCTGAAAAGCTTTCTGAGGAAAACCGCAGTGCAAGCGTAAATTTTTTCCTGGATTATTTTGAAGGTTACCAAAGTACGATTACCGCTGTGATTCGATTTTTGCAGGGACGAGATAGTACGCTGGCCCATCGAATCAATAGCCGTACTTTCTTACCAGAAGGACCTCGCTTTGTATCTTTGGATGTGTATGAGGATGGGGGTGAGGAGGGCGATCTCAATGATGATTCATTAGCTTGGGCATTTGGGGCTCTAGGCTCTCAAGATCGAGCGCGCCATTTGGCCACCTTGTATTTGAATGACCTTTCTGATGTCTTGCGAGATGCGGTAGATGAGCGTTTTGAATTTGTCCGTTATGCGGAGTCATTGGCTAGTAGTCAGCCTACCTTCACACCTCTAGCAGATGCACTAGCCGCTAGCCCTAGCTTAATGGATGAACATCTTCAAGCACTGACCATTGCTGCTATTGATCAGCATCAGCCGCATCTAGTACTTCTCTCTGTTCCCTTTCCGGGAGCGATGTATGCGGCATTACGGATTGCTCAAACAATTAAAGCCCACGACTCCCAAATCAAAATTGGTATTGGGGGTGGTTACGTTAATACGGAGTTACGAGAGCTCACAGATCCCCGCATCTTTGACTTTGTGGATTTCATCACGCTTGATTCTGGAGAGCGACCTTTGCTTGCCCTCTTAGAGCATTTAGAGGGTCGGCGCTCAGTAGAGAGATTAGTACGTACCTTTATCTGCTCTGCGGATGGTCAGGTAAGGTATCTGAATTGGCAAGAGCCAGATATTCCTTTTGAGGATGTGGGTACCGCGACTTGGGATGGTCTGCCACTGAATTCTTATCTGTCACTGCTAGATATGCTAAATCCTATGCATCGTCTTTGGAGTGATGGTCGCTGGAATAAGCTCACCGTAGCCCACGGTTGCTATTGGAAAAAATGCAGTTTCTGTGACGTCAGCCTGGATTATATTTCTCGTTATGAAACAGCTTCAGCCAGTTTGTTAGTAGATCGTATTGAAACGATCATTGCGGAGACGGGGCAGACAGGATTTCATTTTGTGGATGAGGCTGCGCCACCGAAGATTTTAAAAGCCCTCGCAGAAGAATTGATTCGTCGTCAGGTAGTCATTTCATGGTGGGGCAATATTCGTTTTGAAAAGACATTCACCCCTGAGCTTTGTGCGCTTTTAGCGCAGAGTGGTTGTATTGCTATCTCTGGCGGTTTAGAGGTAGCCTCTGACCGACTTCTGAACTTGATGAAAAAAGGGGTTTCTGTCAGGCAGGTTGCCCACGTTACGAAGGGGTTCTCAGATGCCGGTATTTTGGTACATGCATATCTGATGTACGGATTTCCAACACAAACAGTTCAAGAGACAGTCGACGCCTTAGAGTATGTCCGCCAGTTTTTTGAAAATGGTTGCATTCAGAGTGGATTCTTTCATCGCTTTACTTGTACCGTACACTCTCCGGTTGGACAGGATCCCCAAGAGTATGGGATCACGCTGGCACCACTACCACCCATTAGTTTTGCAAAGAACGATATCTTATTTACAGATCCTAGTGGCGTTGATCACGATGCGCTCGGACAGGGTCTGAAAAAGGCGATTTATAATTTTATGCACGGTCTTGGCTTTGATGAAGAGGTGCACACTTGGTTTGACATGGCTAAAACGCCAAAAACCTCTTTGCCCCGTAATAAAATAGCCAAAATACTAGGATATATATGA
- a CDS encoding LD-carboxypeptidase, with protein sequence MKQIHLIAPSGASLDSQSPLAGIAWLKQQGIDILNTDCVSRVEQRFAGTDKQRLSEINQLADLSPEILVLVMRGGYGLHRLLPDIDWSAIAQNIQKGLQICGHSDFTAFELGMLAKTGAITLSGPMLNFDFGCQGEQGDSITPNAFMWKQFQTAVQDHKLDYTVSASQKYLTKSDTGACSGILWGGNLTVLTGLIGTPYLPSPAQTQGGILFLEDVNEHPYRIERMLMQLLDAGIISNQSAILLGGFSAYRLHDHDRGYSLESALECIRQRLPEEIVLLTDLPFGHQAEKLTLPVGAQAQVTYDRAGFSIQSQW encoded by the coding sequence TTGAAGCAGATTCATTTGATTGCTCCTTCTGGAGCGAGCTTAGATAGTCAAAGTCCCTTAGCCGGAATTGCTTGGCTAAAACAGCAGGGTATTGACATACTCAATACGGATTGCGTAAGCCGCGTAGAGCAACGCTTTGCGGGTACTGATAAGCAGCGCTTATCTGAAATCAACCAGCTGGCTGATTTATCTCCGGAGATACTGGTGCTTGTAATGCGAGGTGGCTATGGCTTACATCGCCTACTTCCTGATATTGACTGGAGCGCCATTGCTCAGAATATTCAAAAAGGACTGCAAATTTGCGGTCATAGTGACTTCACTGCATTCGAGTTAGGGATGCTGGCAAAGACGGGAGCCATTACTTTATCTGGCCCCATGCTCAATTTTGATTTTGGGTGCCAAGGCGAGCAGGGCGATAGCATTACTCCAAATGCCTTCATGTGGAAACAATTTCAAACGGCTGTGCAGGATCATAAATTAGATTACACCGTTAGCGCCTCCCAAAAGTACCTGACAAAATCAGACACAGGCGCCTGTTCTGGAATTCTGTGGGGTGGAAATTTAACGGTATTGACCGGGTTGATTGGTACTCCATATCTACCGAGCCCCGCACAAACCCAAGGCGGTATTTTGTTTTTAGAGGATGTTAACGAGCATCCTTATCGCATAGAGCGGATGTTGATGCAGCTATTAGATGCCGGCATCATCAGCAATCAAAGCGCTATCTTATTAGGCGGATTTTCAGCTTATCGCCTGCATGATCACGATCGGGGCTATAGTTTAGAAAGTGCTTTGGAGTGTATTCGACAGCGGCTTCCAGAGGAGATTGTTCTGTTGACTGATTTGCCATTTGGGCATCAAGCAGAAAAGCTGACCTTACCGGTCGGAGCCCAGGCGCAGGTAACTTATGATCGAGCGGGTTTTAGTATTCAATCTCAGTGGTAA
- the queE gene encoding 7-carboxy-7-deazaguanine synthase, translating to MYTIKELFPTLQGEGAHAGRAAVFCRFAGCNLWSGREEDRASAVCQFCDTDFVGTDGTGGGKFETAAQLADTIEEAWRSTTAGPQQRYVVFTGGEPLLQLDAVLIDALHAKGFLVAIETNGTLKVPKGVDWVCVSPKAGSELIVLQADEIKLVVPQAGHQSLESLLARFEGMDYRNRFLQAMDGPLLKENLALAVKLCQKRPLWRLSLQIHKMIGIR from the coding sequence ATGTACACCATTAAAGAGCTCTTCCCAACCCTTCAAGGTGAGGGTGCCCACGCAGGTCGTGCGGCCGTATTTTGTCGTTTTGCTGGCTGCAATCTCTGGAGTGGCCGAGAGGAGGACCGCGCCTCAGCAGTTTGCCAATTTTGCGATACCGATTTTGTTGGTACTGATGGTACTGGTGGTGGCAAGTTTGAGACTGCAGCTCAGTTAGCTGACACCATTGAGGAAGCCTGGCGTAGCACTACCGCCGGCCCTCAGCAACGTTATGTGGTGTTTACGGGCGGCGAGCCCTTGTTGCAACTTGATGCAGTATTAATTGACGCCTTGCATGCCAAAGGATTTTTAGTAGCTATCGAGACAAATGGTACTTTGAAGGTACCCAAGGGCGTAGATTGGGTTTGTGTCAGCCCTAAAGCGGGCTCTGAACTGATTGTTCTCCAGGCGGATGAGATTAAGTTAGTTGTCCCACAGGCTGGACATCAGTCGCTAGAGAGTCTACTAGCCAGGTTTGAGGGGATGGATTATCGCAATCGTTTTTTGCAGGCCATGGACGGACCTCTGCTAAAAGAGAATTTAGCATTAGCAGTGAAATTGTGTCAAAAAAGGCCATTATGGCGATTGAGTCTGCAGATCCATAAAATGATTGGTATTCGATAG